Proteins from a single region of Abyssalbus ytuae:
- the accC gene encoding acetyl-CoA carboxylase biotin carboxylase subunit, with translation MFKKILIANRGEIALRVIRTCKEMGIKTVAVYSTADAESLHVRFADEAVCIGPAPSKDSYLKIPNIIAAAEITNADAIHPGYGFLSENANFSRICEEHGIKFIGASAEMIEKMGDKATAKATMKAAGVPTVPGSDGLLESYEHAGKLAKQMGYPVMLKATAGGGGKGMRAVWKEEDLKKALESAQQEAKAAFANDGMYMEKLIEEPRHIEIQIVGDAYGKACHLSERDCSVQRRHQKLTEETPSPFMTDELRDKMGKAAVKAAEFIKYEGAGTVEFLVDKHRNFYFMEMNTRIQVEHPITEQVIDYDLIREQILVASGVPISGKNYTPKLHSIECRINAEDPYNDFRPSPGRITTLHAPGGHGVRMDTHVYSGYIIPPNYDSMIAKLITTAQTREEAINKMKRALDEFVIEGIKTTIPFHRQLMDHPDYITGNYTTKFMENFVMQPQEEEEE, from the coding sequence ATGTTTAAAAAGATATTGATAGCAAACAGAGGGGAAATAGCTTTACGTGTTATAAGAACATGCAAAGAAATGGGCATTAAAACCGTTGCTGTTTATTCTACCGCCGATGCAGAAAGTTTACATGTTAGATTTGCAGATGAAGCTGTATGTATCGGGCCTGCCCCAAGCAAAGATTCCTATTTAAAAATACCTAATATTATTGCTGCTGCAGAAATAACAAATGCAGATGCAATACACCCTGGTTATGGTTTCCTTTCAGAAAATGCCAATTTTTCACGTATTTGTGAAGAACATGGCATTAAATTTATAGGGGCCTCGGCAGAAATGATTGAAAAAATGGGCGATAAAGCCACTGCCAAAGCTACCATGAAAGCTGCTGGTGTTCCAACCGTTCCTGGTTCGGACGGCTTATTGGAATCTTATGAACATGCCGGTAAACTGGCCAAGCAAATGGGATATCCGGTAATGCTAAAGGCAACAGCGGGTGGCGGTGGAAAAGGAATGCGTGCCGTATGGAAAGAAGAAGATCTTAAAAAAGCTCTCGAAAGTGCACAACAAGAAGCAAAAGCCGCATTTGCAAATGATGGTATGTATATGGAAAAGCTTATTGAAGAACCCAGGCATATTGAAATTCAAATAGTTGGTGATGCATATGGCAAAGCTTGCCATTTATCGGAAAGGGATTGCTCAGTACAACGTCGCCATCAAAAGCTAACCGAAGAAACCCCTTCTCCTTTTATGACCGATGAACTTCGTGATAAAATGGGTAAGGCAGCTGTTAAGGCAGCTGAATTTATAAAGTACGAAGGGGCCGGAACAGTTGAATTTTTAGTGGATAAGCATAGAAACTTCTACTTTATGGAAATGAATACCCGTATTCAGGTTGAACATCCAATAACAGAACAGGTGATAGATTATGATCTTATACGAGAACAAATTCTTGTAGCTTCAGGAGTGCCTATTTCAGGAAAAAATTATACCCCTAAGCTTCATTCTATCGAATGTAGAATTAATGCGGAAGATCCTTATAATGATTTTCGCCCTTCACCGGGAAGAATAACTACTTTACATGCCCCTGGAGGCCATGGTGTAAGAATGGATACCCATGTTTACAGCGGATACATTATTCCTCCTAATTACGATTCTATGATAGCCAAGCTAATTACTACCGCTCAAACACGGGAAGAAGCCATAAATAAAATGAAACGTGCCCTCGACGAATTTGTTATTGAAGGCATAAAAACCACCATTCCGTTTCACAGACAGTTAATGGATCATCCTGATTATATTACAGGTAATTATACCACGAAGTTTATGGAAAACTTTGTAATGCAACCCCAGGAAGAAGAAGAAGAATAA
- a CDS encoding NAD(P)/FAD-dependent oxidoreductase — MNLSYWEIKQWLTKVDFTIVGSGIVGLSCALSLRKKYPKSQILVLEKGVFPQGASTKNAGFACFGSLSELLDDLNSHTEEEIVQLVKKRVAGLILLRKTLGDKEIKYKNYGGYELFMKNDPEFFEACAENRKRINKLLKPFFGSNVFKVKKNVFGFKNILDHYIFNSFEGQIDTGKMMNSLLKKTCKKNIKILNGISVDSYQDNGSSVEIKTNVFQFKTNKLLIASNGFASTLIDEDVIPARAQVLITKPIKKLPVKGTFHLEKGFYYFRNTDNRILLGGGRNLDIKGETTTELGQTTLIQNQLEKLLKTVILPDIPFEIEHRWSGIMGVGNTKTPIVKNISENVLCGIRMGGMGVAIGSLIGNDLANLTK, encoded by the coding sequence ATGAATTTAAGTTATTGGGAAATAAAACAGTGGTTAACTAAGGTGGATTTTACTATTGTAGGAAGTGGTATAGTGGGCCTTAGTTGTGCCCTTTCTTTAAGAAAAAAATATCCTAAATCTCAAATACTGGTTTTAGAAAAAGGGGTGTTTCCTCAGGGAGCCAGCACAAAAAATGCAGGCTTTGCCTGTTTTGGGAGTCTTTCCGAGCTTCTGGACGATTTAAATTCTCATACCGAAGAAGAAATAGTTCAACTGGTAAAAAAACGCGTAGCAGGCCTTATTCTGCTTCGTAAAACTTTAGGCGATAAGGAAATTAAATATAAAAATTATGGAGGTTATGAATTATTTATGAAAAACGATCCGGAATTTTTTGAAGCCTGTGCAGAAAACAGAAAGCGAATAAATAAATTATTAAAGCCTTTTTTTGGGAGTAACGTATTTAAAGTAAAGAAAAATGTTTTCGGTTTTAAAAATATACTCGACCATTATATTTTTAATTCTTTTGAAGGGCAGATTGATACCGGTAAAATGATGAACTCTCTCCTTAAAAAAACCTGTAAAAAAAATATAAAAATATTAAACGGAATAAGTGTTGACTCTTACCAGGATAATGGTAGCAGTGTAGAGATTAAAACCAATGTATTTCAATTTAAAACAAACAAACTTTTAATAGCATCCAACGGATTTGCTTCAACCCTTATAGATGAAGATGTTATCCCTGCCCGCGCCCAGGTTTTAATTACAAAACCAATAAAAAAATTGCCTGTAAAAGGAACATTTCATTTGGAAAAAGGTTTTTATTACTTTAGAAATACAGACAATAGAATTTTACTGGGAGGAGGCAGAAATTTAGATATTAAAGGTGAAACAACTACCGAATTAGGGCAGACAACGCTCATACAAAATCAACTTGAAAAACTTTTAAAAACCGTTATATTGCCCGACATTCCCTTTGAAATTGAACACAGATGGAGTGGTATAATGGGTGTGGGAAACACAAAAACACCCATAGTAAAAAATATTTCGGAAAATGTTTTATGCGGAATCAGAATGGGTGGAATGGGAGTTGCTATTGGCAGCCTGATAGGAAATGATTTAGCTAACCTGACCAAGTGA
- a CDS encoding DUF5004 domain-containing protein encodes MKTKRLFPAFFLVIILLNSCSSDDNNCQQNFTGALSANEEILVGKWVLTSLVASDEVDLTDDDTDNPSTDIYAQFTDCEKDSYYTFDDERIMRYVTGSSDTSCPNQNNIASSWKLEGSKLEFVTTCVLFESTINILPSNTAFTFSNEVVIRDVDNQEIQTTIVSTYTKETE; translated from the coding sequence ATGAAAACAAAACGATTATTCCCAGCCTTTTTTTTAGTGATTATTTTATTAAACAGTTGTAGTTCCGACGACAACAACTGTCAACAAAACTTTACCGGAGCTTTATCAGCCAATGAAGAAATTCTTGTTGGTAAATGGGTGCTTACCTCACTCGTAGCTAGTGACGAGGTTGATTTAACCGATGATGATACTGATAACCCATCTACAGATATTTATGCCCAGTTTACAGATTGTGAAAAAGACTCCTATTATACTTTTGATGACGAAAGAATTATGAGGTATGTAACCGGTTCATCAGACACAAGTTGCCCTAACCAAAATAATATTGCGAGCTCATGGAAACTGGAAGGCAGTAAATTGGAATTTGTAACCACCTGTGTTTTGTTTGAAAGTACCATAAATATACTGCCAAGTAATACAGCTTTTACTTTTAGTAATGAAGTTGTAATACGCGACGTTGATAATCAGGAAATTCAAACTACAATTGTTTCTACATATACCAAAGAAACTGAATAA
- a CDS encoding ABC transporter ATP-binding protein produces MLEIKNVSFGYNDNPVLKNISFKAAKGKHISIMGESGCGKSTLLKIIYGLLHIDEGEIFYNKKKLLGPNFNLVPGEDFMKYQAQDFDLMSFITVEENVGKYLSNFYRTEKKNRTLELLELVGMTDYAHIKPKHLSGGQQQRVALARALAKEPEVILLDEPFSSIDNFKKYKYRRDLFSYFKKENITCIVATHDMEDSLAFADEIIVLKRGLIIDRGTPRKLYKKPANKYVAALFDEANEIPACLFIPYENKFKTVIVYAHELKTVSNSALEVQVSKTYFKGSRYLHESFYSNGIIYFENKEEIKPGKKVFLNTNKTLLHKRLGITN; encoded by the coding sequence ATGTTAGAGATAAAAAATGTTTCATTTGGTTATAATGATAATCCGGTTTTAAAAAACATAAGCTTTAAAGCTGCCAAAGGCAAACATATATCAATAATGGGCGAGAGCGGATGTGGTAAAAGTACATTGCTAAAAATTATTTACGGATTATTACATATTGATGAAGGAGAGATTTTCTATAATAAAAAAAAGCTGCTGGGACCTAATTTTAACCTGGTTCCCGGTGAAGATTTTATGAAATACCAGGCTCAGGATTTTGACCTTATGTCTTTTATAACTGTTGAAGAGAATGTGGGGAAGTATCTTTCAAATTTTTACCGGACTGAAAAAAAGAATCGTACCCTCGAGCTACTTGAGTTGGTGGGAATGACTGATTATGCCCACATAAAACCAAAACATTTGAGTGGGGGCCAGCAACAACGGGTAGCACTGGCACGAGCACTGGCCAAAGAACCGGAAGTAATATTGTTGGATGAACCCTTTAGCAGTATTGACAACTTTAAAAAATATAAATACCGGAGAGATCTATTTTCTTATTTTAAAAAAGAAAATATAACCTGTATTGTTGCTACCCATGATATGGAAGATTCCCTTGCTTTTGCCGATGAAATAATTGTTTTAAAAAGAGGATTGATAATTGACAGGGGAACCCCCCGCAAGTTATATAAAAAACCTGCAAATAAGTATGTTGCAGCCTTATTTGATGAAGCCAATGAAATTCCGGCTTGTTTATTTATACCTTATGAAAACAAATTTAAAACAGTGATAGTATATGCTCACGAGCTTAAAACAGTATCAAACTCTGCATTGGAGGTTCAGGTGAGTAAAACCTATTTTAAAGGGAGCCGTTATTTACATGAGTCCTTTTACTCCAATGGTATTATTTACTTCGAAAATAAAGAAGAAATAAAACCCGGTAAAAAGGTTTTTTTAAATACAAATAAAACCCTGCTCCATAAAAGACTGGGAATAACTAACTGA
- a CDS encoding DUF1697 domain-containing protein, translating to MKTFILLLRGINVGGHKKIKMAELKKQLEGLKLKDVQTYIQSGNVVFKSEKNSIVALTGEIENMIKENYSFEAKALVLTKQKFEAIFNKNPYLSQKQNEQEKLYCTLFFQTPEKEKLDLLKLINTDGDEFIEGDNCLYFYYNNGYGKSKINNPVIENKIKVLATTRNWKTMTKLREMAL from the coding sequence ATGAAAACTTTTATTTTACTCTTACGGGGTATAAATGTAGGTGGCCATAAAAAAATTAAGATGGCAGAACTTAAAAAACAACTGGAAGGCTTAAAATTAAAAGATGTTCAAACATACATACAAAGCGGCAATGTAGTTTTTAAATCTGAAAAGAATAGTATCGTTGCTTTAACCGGTGAAATAGAAAATATGATAAAAGAGAATTATAGTTTTGAAGCTAAGGCCCTGGTTCTTACAAAACAAAAATTTGAAGCTATATTCAATAAAAATCCTTATTTATCACAAAAACAAAATGAACAGGAAAAATTGTACTGTACTTTGTTTTTTCAAACACCTGAGAAGGAAAAATTAGATTTGCTTAAATTAATTAATACTGATGGAGATGAATTTATTGAGGGGGACAATTGTTTGTATTTTTATTATAATAACGGTTATGGTAAATCTAAAATTAATAATCCTGTAATTGAAAATAAGATAAAAGTTTTAGCTACCACCCGTAACTGGAAAACCATGACAAAACTAAGGGAGATGGCGTTATGA
- a CDS encoding DUF2721 domain-containing protein: MSELTLTTPALLFPAISLLLLAYTNRFLAIAALIRKLHDEYQENPSKFLVGQIKNLRKRVALIRSMQFFGMASLFLCVLCMFLLFADEQLIGKWVFGTGLLLLMASLGLSLWEIQISVDALNIHLKKIEENKHTK; this comes from the coding sequence ATGAGCGAGCTGACTTTAACAACCCCGGCACTTTTATTTCCGGCAATTTCTTTATTACTTCTTGCCTATACCAACCGTTTTTTAGCTATAGCCGCACTCATAAGGAAACTGCATGATGAATACCAGGAAAACCCTAGCAAATTTCTGGTAGGCCAAATAAAAAATCTAAGAAAAAGGGTGGCCCTCATAAGAAGCATGCAATTTTTTGGAATGGCAAGCTTATTTTTATGTGTGCTATGCATGTTTTTATTGTTTGCCGATGAGCAACTAATAGGGAAATGGGTTTTTGGGACAGGGCTTTTGTTGCTTATGGCTTCTTTGGGCTTATCATTGTGGGAAATTCAAATATCCGTTGATGCATTAAATATTCATCTTAAAAAGATTGAAGAAAATAAACATACAAAATGA
- a CDS encoding aldo/keto reductase — MKYRKLGKTGFEVSEISLGTWQVGGKWGDPFNDKNADEILNTAVDNGINFIDTADVYGSGNRESERAVGRLVNNRSERIYVATKCGRRLNPHTNEAYTPQTMRAFVEDSLSNMKLECIDLIQLHCPPNEVYYRPEIFEEFDKLKSEGKILNLGVSVEKVEQAVKAMEFDNVTTVQIIFNMFRQRPAELFFDLAKKNNVGIIVRVPLASGLLTGKFDKNTSFGKDDHRYFNRQGEAFDKGETFSGIDYNTGLEAVSALKEAFPNSNLTHLALKWILMFNQVSTVIPGASKTDHLLSNIQADKMPDLSSADMKKIKEVYDRYIKKQVHQLW, encoded by the coding sequence ATGAAATACAGAAAGTTAGGGAAAACAGGTTTTGAAGTTTCAGAAATTAGTCTTGGCACATGGCAGGTTGGTGGGAAATGGGGTGACCCCTTTAATGATAAAAATGCCGATGAAATTTTAAATACAGCTGTTGACAATGGTATTAATTTTATAGATACTGCCGATGTTTACGGAAGTGGTAACAGGGAAAGTGAAAGAGCCGTGGGCAGGCTGGTAAACAATCGGTCTGAAAGAATTTATGTAGCTACCAAATGCGGAAGAAGATTAAATCCGCACACCAACGAAGCATACACCCCACAGACCATGAGAGCTTTTGTTGAAGACAGTTTGTCAAATATGAAACTGGAGTGTATAGACCTTATTCAACTTCACTGTCCACCCAATGAAGTTTATTACCGTCCGGAAATTTTTGAAGAGTTTGACAAACTGAAATCCGAAGGGAAAATTCTCAATCTGGGGGTAAGTGTTGAAAAGGTAGAGCAAGCAGTTAAAGCAATGGAATTTGACAACGTAACTACCGTGCAAATCATTTTCAATATGTTCAGGCAGCGCCCTGCGGAATTATTTTTTGATCTGGCTAAAAAAAATAATGTGGGAATAATAGTCAGGGTTCCTTTAGCCAGTGGGTTACTAACAGGGAAGTTTGATAAAAACACAAGTTTCGGAAAAGATGATCACAGGTATTTTAACCGCCAGGGTGAAGCTTTTGATAAAGGAGAAACCTTTTCCGGCATAGATTACAACACAGGTTTAGAAGCGGTTTCGGCATTGAAGGAAGCTTTTCCAAATAGCAACCTTACTCACCTGGCTTTAAAGTGGATTTTAATGTTTAACCAGGTAAGTACTGTAATACCGGGAGCATCAAAAACAGACCATTTGCTGTCTAATATACAGGCTGATAAAATGCCGGATCTTTCGTCTGCCGATATGAAAAAAATCAAAGAGGTTTATGATCGGTATATAAAAAAACAAGTACATCAGCTTTGGTAA
- a CDS encoding DinB family protein, with protein sequence MTNNFIQEFIEQSIYRIKENTPRIEKCLNLLTEDEVWHQPNASTNSIANLILHLCGNIRQYAVSSLGYKDDLRERDLEFSIKGGLNKSQLTEKLTSTIEAATSIIEKLDEKELLKIRSVQGFEFSGIGIIIHVTEHYSYHTGQIALITKLLKNKDLGFFAGRDLNIKNKNNEN encoded by the coding sequence ATGACTAATAATTTTATACAGGAATTTATTGAACAGTCTATATACAGAATAAAGGAAAATACACCCCGTATTGAAAAATGTCTCAATCTGTTAACCGAAGATGAAGTTTGGCATCAACCTAATGCTTCAACCAACAGCATTGCTAATCTTATATTACATTTGTGTGGCAATATACGCCAGTACGCTGTATCATCTTTAGGATATAAAGACGATTTAAGAGAACGCGATCTGGAATTTTCAATTAAAGGAGGGTTAAACAAAAGCCAACTTACAGAAAAGTTGACCTCAACCATTGAAGCAGCTACATCAATTATTGAAAAACTGGATGAGAAAGAATTATTGAAAATAAGATCAGTACAGGGATTCGAATTTTCGGGAATCGGAATTATTATTCATGTAACTGAACATTACTCATACCATACCGGACAAATTGCACTTATAACCAAACTATTAAAAAATAAAGATCTTGGTTTTTTTGCCGGGAGAGATCTAAACATAAAAAATAAAAATAATGAAAACTAA
- the mgrA gene encoding L-glyceraldehyde 3-phosphate reductase: MKTNDHNPLTAYTAADNRYETMKYRRCGKSGVLLPLISLGLWHNFGHSDDFKKARIILRTAFNHGITHFDLANNYGPPYGSAEENFGRIFNMDFKSYRDELFISTKAGWDMWPGPYGNLGSRKYLIASLDQSLKRMGLDYVDVFYHHRPDPETPLEETMGALDHIVRQGKALYVGISQYNAEDTEKAAKILKELGTPCFIHQPRYNMFERWVENGLLNVLGKEGVGSIAFSPLAQGVLTNKYLKGFPEDSRAVKDARYLKTDQITKEKLDKVKKLNAIAEERGQSLAQMAIAWILKDERVTTVLVGVSKPEQLTDNVNTLKNLTFTENELKEIEKILA; the protein is encoded by the coding sequence ATGAAAACTAACGATCATAATCCGCTAACTGCATATACAGCTGCTGACAATAGATATGAAACCATGAAATACCGCAGGTGCGGAAAAAGCGGTGTTTTACTTCCATTAATTTCCCTCGGGCTTTGGCATAATTTTGGCCATAGCGACGATTTTAAAAAAGCAAGAATTATTTTAAGAACTGCTTTTAACCACGGAATCACTCATTTTGATCTGGCCAACAACTACGGCCCTCCTTATGGATCGGCAGAAGAGAATTTTGGCAGAATTTTTAATATGGATTTTAAATCCTACCGGGATGAGCTGTTTATTTCTACCAAGGCAGGATGGGATATGTGGCCGGGGCCTTACGGTAACCTCGGGTCAAGAAAATACCTTATTGCCAGTTTAGACCAAAGCTTAAAGCGAATGGGGCTGGATTATGTAGATGTATTTTATCATCACCGGCCGGACCCTGAAACTCCCCTGGAGGAAACTATGGGCGCCCTGGATCATATTGTTCGGCAGGGAAAAGCATTGTATGTAGGTATTTCGCAATACAATGCCGAAGACACAGAAAAAGCTGCTAAAATTTTAAAAGAATTAGGAACCCCTTGTTTCATCCATCAACCTCGTTATAATATGTTTGAACGATGGGTAGAAAATGGTTTATTAAATGTTTTAGGAAAAGAAGGGGTTGGCTCTATTGCATTTTCTCCGTTAGCACAAGGTGTACTTACCAATAAGTATTTAAAAGGCTTTCCTGAAGACTCCAGGGCGGTAAAGGATGCCAGGTATTTAAAAACCGACCAGATAACGAAAGAAAAACTGGATAAAGTTAAAAAATTAAATGCCATAGCCGAAGAACGCGGACAAAGCCTGGCACAAATGGCTATTGCATGGATATTAAAAGATGAAAGGGTTACAACTGTTCTGGTGGGTGTAAGTAAACCCGAACAATTAACAGATAATGTAAATACATTAAAAAATCTTACCTTCACCGAAAATGAACTAAAAGAAATTGAAAAAATACTAGCTTAA
- a CDS encoding serine hydrolase domain-containing protein translates to MGNRRVFIKQLSAGTIILSVSPAFISCNRKRKKQPFEIIPSNPLDLPRSTPEEQGILSGAVGKFIDSFQKSKIELHSIMLVRNGHVITEGWWSPYAAEYKQQLYSLSKSFTSLAVGFAIEEGLLSLDDKVIYFFQDDLPDQLSENLKKLKVKHLLTMSVGQETDPITIMEKTKNWARAFLNIPIVNEPGSTFLYNSGASYMLSAIISKVAGESLHKFLKPRLFDPLNITGSTWSQNSQGVNIGASHLRLKTEDIAKFGQLLLDKGKWKGKRIIGRKWVKEATSKQIETGKNNNDWAYGYGYQFWMNPPGGFRADGAYGQYCIVFPEKDTVLVITAESFDKQETMRLVWNELLPEIRENEPIEPNEKQFKRLQKKLKTLRLDPPKYATNFPFAKIISGKVFVLEDNELNVKAVSFEFSRNECLFTIKNKNNEERVIKCGINRWVMENNMKPGPKTLFSDLRIDFKSVLAASATWRDENTLLITFRFPESTHTDTIMCTFIGEKLTLSFRSSIAASGKEGPETRRDITGTMKT, encoded by the coding sequence ATGGGAAACAGAAGGGTATTTATAAAACAATTAAGTGCAGGAACCATAATTTTAAGTGTTTCTCCTGCCTTTATTTCGTGTAATCGAAAAAGAAAAAAACAACCGTTCGAAATAATTCCATCCAATCCTCTGGACTTGCCCAGAAGCACCCCGGAAGAGCAAGGTATTTTATCGGGAGCCGTCGGGAAATTTATAGATTCTTTTCAGAAAAGTAAAATAGAGCTTCATAGTATAATGCTTGTTAGAAACGGCCATGTAATAACCGAAGGCTGGTGGAGCCCTTATGCTGCAGAATATAAACAACAATTATATTCCCTGAGCAAAAGTTTTACCTCTCTGGCAGTAGGTTTTGCCATTGAAGAAGGCTTGCTTTCATTAGACGATAAGGTTATTTACTTTTTTCAGGACGATCTTCCTGACCAGTTAAGTGAAAATTTAAAAAAATTAAAGGTAAAGCATCTTTTAACCATGTCCGTAGGTCAGGAAACCGATCCGATCACCATCATGGAAAAAACAAAAAACTGGGCCAGGGCTTTTTTAAATATACCTATAGTTAATGAACCTGGCAGTACTTTTTTATATAATTCAGGAGCCAGCTATATGCTTTCGGCTATTATTAGTAAAGTTGCCGGAGAATCACTTCATAAATTTTTAAAACCACGATTATTTGACCCTTTAAATATAACCGGCTCTACATGGTCACAAAACAGTCAGGGAGTAAATATAGGAGCATCCCATTTACGCCTTAAAACAGAAGATATAGCAAAATTTGGTCAATTGTTATTAGATAAAGGCAAATGGAAAGGAAAACGTATTATAGGAAGAAAATGGGTAAAGGAAGCTACCAGCAAACAAATTGAAACAGGCAAGAATAACAATGATTGGGCATACGGATATGGATACCAGTTCTGGATGAATCCTCCCGGAGGCTTCCGCGCAGATGGGGCATATGGCCAATATTGCATTGTGTTTCCTGAAAAGGATACGGTTTTGGTAATTACCGCCGAAAGTTTTGATAAACAGGAAACCATGCGCCTGGTATGGAACGAACTGCTTCCCGAGATAAGGGAAAATGAACCTATTGAACCCAATGAAAAACAGTTTAAAAGACTTCAAAAAAAACTCAAAACATTAAGGCTCGATCCTCCTAAGTATGCCACTAATTTTCCTTTTGCCAAAATTATATCGGGAAAAGTTTTTGTACTGGAAGATAATGAACTGAATGTTAAAGCTGTTTCTTTTGAGTTTTCGCGAAACGAATGTTTATTCACTATAAAAAATAAAAATAACGAAGAAAGGGTAATAAAATGTGGAATAAACCGGTGGGTCATGGAAAATAATATGAAACCCGGGCCTAAAACTCTTTTTTCTGATTTAAGAATAGATTTTAAATCGGTTTTGGCTGCCAGTGCAACATGGAGAGACGAAAACACCCTGCTTATAACATTTCGTTTTCCTGAATCTACTCACACAGATACCATCATGTGTACTTTTATAGGAGAAAAACTAACTTTATCCTTTAGAAGCAGTATCGCAGCTTCCGGAAAAGAAGGCCCGGAAACCCGGCGAGACATAACAGGAACTATGAAAACATGA
- a CDS encoding redoxin domain-containing protein gives MNAHINYLFIALIFILTAGCKHEKKEIKISDENKTEISAKKPDSLIKKPEPKPLEPGTKAPDFNLPGIDGKNYTLSDFNDYETLVVLFTCNHCPTAQAYEEKFIQIVNQYQNKNVGFLAISPNATRAISLSELGYSDMGDSLEEMKLRANQKGYNFPYLYDGDTQQTSLAYGPLATPHVFVFNKERILKYSGRIDDTENPYIQPKTTDLINVLDALTAGKEVTVNKTKTFGCSVKWSWKNDWVKKQKEQWAEEPVSLNEISLPEVGEMIKNDSDKLRLINFWATWCGPCVMEFPELININRMYRDRDFEFISVTTDKMNKKEKALELLKKKEASNVNYIYSGNDVYELIEAVDKNWQGSLPYTVLIAPGGEVLYKVEGTFDPPVLKKTIVDYLGRYYADNK, from the coding sequence ATGAATGCACATATTAACTATTTATTCATTGCTCTTATTTTTATCCTGACAGCAGGATGTAAACACGAAAAAAAAGAGATAAAGATTTCCGATGAAAACAAAACCGAAATTTCTGCCAAAAAACCGGATTCTTTAATAAAAAAGCCAGAACCTAAACCTCTTGAACCTGGAACAAAAGCTCCCGATTTTAATTTACCCGGAATCGACGGGAAAAATTATACACTTTCAGACTTTAATGATTATGAAACGCTGGTAGTTCTTTTTACCTGTAATCATTGCCCGACTGCCCAGGCATATGAAGAAAAATTTATTCAAATAGTGAATCAATATCAGAATAAAAATGTAGGATTCCTGGCTATTTCTCCAAATGCCACCCGCGCCATAAGTTTATCAGAGCTGGGATATTCGGATATGGGCGACAGCCTGGAAGAAATGAAACTTCGTGCTAACCAAAAAGGATATAATTTTCCTTATTTGTATGATGGAGATACTCAACAAACTTCACTGGCATACGGACCCTTAGCCACTCCCCATGTGTTTGTGTTTAATAAAGAAAGAATTTTAAAATACAGTGGAAGGATTGATGATACTGAAAACCCGTACATACAACCCAAAACAACTGATTTGATTAATGTATTGGATGCCCTGACGGCAGGAAAAGAAGTAACGGTAAATAAAACGAAAACATTTGGATGTTCTGTTAAATGGTCGTGGAAAAACGATTGGGTAAAAAAGCAAAAAGAACAATGGGCTGAAGAACCTGTATCTTTAAACGAAATTTCTTTACCGGAAGTTGGAGAAATGATAAAGAATGATTCGGATAAGCTCAGGCTTATTAATTTTTGGGCTACATGGTGCGGACCTTGTGTAATGGAATTTCCCGAACTGATTAATATTAACCGGATGTATCGTGACAGGGATTTTGAGTTTATATCTGTTACTACCGATAAAATGAATAAAAAAGAGAAAGCATTAGAGCTTCTTAAAAAGAAAGAGGCTTCCAATGTAAATTATATTTATAGCGGGAATGATGTCTATGAATTGATAGAAGCAGTTGATAAGAATTGGCAGGGTTCACTGCCTTATACTGTTCTTATAGCTCCCGGAGGAGAGGTATTATACAAGGTAGAAGGAACTTTTGATCCGCCTGTTCTTAAAAAAACAATTGTAGACTATTTGGGGCGTTATTATGCCGACAACAAATAA
- a CDS encoding helix-turn-helix domain-containing protein, whose protein sequence is MKIKPIRNEEDYQNALERLEEIFDATKDSEQGDELVILSILIDNYEKENFPIGMPDPIEAIKFRMEQMGMKQKDLAEVIGFKSRVSEILNKKRKLTLEMIRKLNTTLHIPTEVLIQDY, encoded by the coding sequence ATGAAAATAAAACCTATTAGAAACGAAGAAGATTATCAAAATGCTCTTGAACGGCTTGAAGAGATTTTTGATGCAACAAAAGATTCAGAGCAAGGAGACGAACTGGTAATTCTTTCCATTCTGATTGACAATTATGAGAAAGAGAATTTTCCAATCGGAATGCCGGACCCTATTGAAGCCATTAAATTCCGCATGGAACAAATGGGAATGAAACAAAAAGATTTAGCTGAAGTGATTGGATTTAAAAGCAGAGTAAGCGAAATACTGAACAAAAAAAGAAAACTTACATTGGAGATGATTAGAAAACTCAACACAACCCTTCACATTCCAACCGAAGTGCTTATTCAGGATTATTAG